Proteins from a single region of Enoplosus armatus isolate fEnoArm2 chromosome 6, fEnoArm2.hap1, whole genome shotgun sequence:
- the nr2f2 gene encoding COUP transcription factor 2 isoform X4 — protein MAMVVWRGSQDDVADTQGTLSSQTQGGLSLPTPQPGQLNLTASQVAPPTPQTPVQGPPNNTQSTPTNQTTQPSEKQSQHIECVVCGDKSSGKHYGQFTCEGCKSFFKRSVRRNLTYTCRANRNCPIDQHHRNQCQYCRLKKCLKVGMRREGIGTFSVQRGRVPPTQPHHGQFALTNGDPLHCHSYLSGYISLLLRAEPYPTSRYGSQCMQPNNIMGIENICELAARMLFSAVEWARNIPFFPDLQITDQVALLRLTWSELFVLNAAQCSMPLHVAPLLAAAGLHASPMSADRVVAFMDHIRIFQEQVEKLKALHVDSAEYSCLKAIVLFTTDACGLSDVAHVESLQEKSQCALEEYVRSQYPNQPTRFGKLLLRLPSLRTVSSSVIEQLFFVRLVGKTPIETLIRDMLLSGSSFNWPYMSIQ, from the exons ATGGCAATGGTAGTGTGGAGAGGCTCCCAGGACGATGTGGCTGACACCCAAGGCACCCTTTCCTCGCAAACCCAAGGAGGACTATCTCTTCCCACCCCTCAACCAGGCCAGTTGAATCTGACAGCGTCTCAGGTCGCCCCTCCGACCCCTCAGACTCCGGTCCAAGGACCCCCGAACAACACACAGTCCACGCCGACGAACCAGACGACGCAGCCGTCGGAGAAACAGTCCCAGCACATTGAATGTGTGGTCTGTGGGGATAAATCTAGTGGCAAACACTATGGCCAGTTTACTTGCGAGGGGTGCAAAAGCTTCTTCAAACGGAGCGTAAGACGGAACCTCACTTACACATGCCGTGCCAACAGGAATTGTCCAATCGACCAACACCACCGCAATCAGTGTCAGTACTGCCGCCTCAAAAAATGCCTCAAAGTCGGCATGAGACGGGAAGGTATTGGGacttttt CCGTGCAAAGGGGACGGGTGccacccacacagccacaccACGGCCAGTTCGCCTTGACAAATGGAGACCCACTGCACTGCCATTCCTACTTATCCGGATATATCTCTCTTCTGTTGAGAGCGGAGCCCTACCCGACGTCCCGGTATGGCAGTCAATGCATGCAGCCCAACAACATAATGGGCATCGAGAACATTTGTGAACTAGCAGCCAGGATGCTCTTCAGCGCCGTGGAGTGGGCCAGGAATATTCCCTTCTTTCCAGATCTTCAGATCACCGACCAGGTGGCTCTGCTGAGGTTGACGTGGAGTGAGTTATTTGTGCTCAACGCCGCGCAGTGCTCCATGCCCCTGCATGTGGCTCCTCTCCTGGCGGCGGCTGGCCTTCACGCCTCCCCCATGTCTGCGGACAGAGTGGTAGCCTTTATGGACCACATTAGGATCTTCCAAGAACAAGTGGAAAAGCTCAAGGCTTTGCACGTTGACTCTGCTGAATATAGCTGCTTAAAGGCAATTGTGCTCTTCACCACAG ATGCTTGTGGCCTCTCAGATGTGGCCCATGTGGAAAGTTTGCAGGAGAAGTCCCAGTGCGCCCTGGAGGAATATGTCCGGAGCCAGTATCCCAACCAGCCAACACGGTTTGGGAAGTTGTTACTCCGCTTGCCTTCCCTTCGCACAGTCTCTTCCTCGGTCATAGAACAATTATTTTTCGTCCGATTGGTAGGTAAAACCCCAATTGAAACTCTCATCAGGGATATGTTGCTTTCGGGGAGCAGTTTTAACTGGCCTTACATGTCAATTCAGTAA
- the nr2f2 gene encoding COUP transcription factor 2 isoform X3, with product MAMVVWRGSQDDVADTQGTLSSQTQGGLSLPTPQPGQLNLTASQVAPPTPQTPVQGPPNNTQSTPTNQTTQPSEKQSQHIECVVCGDKSSGKHYGQFTCEGCKSFFKRSVRRNLTYTCRANRNCPIDQHHRNQCQYCRLKKCLKVGMRREVSLFTAAVQRGRVPPTQPHHGQFALTNGDPLHCHSYLSGYISLLLRAEPYPTSRYGSQCMQPNNIMGIENICELAARMLFSAVEWARNIPFFPDLQITDQVALLRLTWSELFVLNAAQCSMPLHVAPLLAAAGLHASPMSADRVVAFMDHIRIFQEQVEKLKALHVDSAEYSCLKAIVLFTTDACGLSDVAHVESLQEKSQCALEEYVRSQYPNQPTRFGKLLLRLPSLRTVSSSVIEQLFFVRLVGKTPIETLIRDMLLSGSSFNWPYMSIQ from the exons ATGGCAATGGTAGTGTGGAGAGGCTCCCAGGACGATGTGGCTGACACCCAAGGCACCCTTTCCTCGCAAACCCAAGGAGGACTATCTCTTCCCACCCCTCAACCAGGCCAGTTGAATCTGACAGCGTCTCAGGTCGCCCCTCCGACCCCTCAGACTCCGGTCCAAGGACCCCCGAACAACACACAGTCCACGCCGACGAACCAGACGACGCAGCCGTCGGAGAAACAGTCCCAGCACATTGAATGTGTGGTCTGTGGGGATAAATCTAGTGGCAAACACTATGGCCAGTTTACTTGCGAGGGGTGCAAAAGCTTCTTCAAACGGAGCGTAAGACGGAACCTCACTTACACATGCCGTGCCAACAGGAATTGTCCAATCGACCAACACCACCGCAATCAGTGTCAGTACTGCCGCCTCAAAAAATGCCTCAAAGTCGGCATGAGACGGGAAG TTTCTCTTTTTACTGCAGCCGTGCAAAGGGGACGGGTGccacccacacagccacaccACGGCCAGTTCGCCTTGACAAATGGAGACCCACTGCACTGCCATTCCTACTTATCCGGATATATCTCTCTTCTGTTGAGAGCGGAGCCCTACCCGACGTCCCGGTATGGCAGTCAATGCATGCAGCCCAACAACATAATGGGCATCGAGAACATTTGTGAACTAGCAGCCAGGATGCTCTTCAGCGCCGTGGAGTGGGCCAGGAATATTCCCTTCTTTCCAGATCTTCAGATCACCGACCAGGTGGCTCTGCTGAGGTTGACGTGGAGTGAGTTATTTGTGCTCAACGCCGCGCAGTGCTCCATGCCCCTGCATGTGGCTCCTCTCCTGGCGGCGGCTGGCCTTCACGCCTCCCCCATGTCTGCGGACAGAGTGGTAGCCTTTATGGACCACATTAGGATCTTCCAAGAACAAGTGGAAAAGCTCAAGGCTTTGCACGTTGACTCTGCTGAATATAGCTGCTTAAAGGCAATTGTGCTCTTCACCACAG ATGCTTGTGGCCTCTCAGATGTGGCCCATGTGGAAAGTTTGCAGGAGAAGTCCCAGTGCGCCCTGGAGGAATATGTCCGGAGCCAGTATCCCAACCAGCCAACACGGTTTGGGAAGTTGTTACTCCGCTTGCCTTCCCTTCGCACAGTCTCTTCCTCGGTCATAGAACAATTATTTTTCGTCCGATTGGTAGGTAAAACCCCAATTGAAACTCTCATCAGGGATATGTTGCTTTCGGGGAGCAGTTTTAACTGGCCTTACATGTCAATTCAGTAA
- the nr2f2 gene encoding COUP transcription factor 2 isoform X1 codes for MAMVVWRGSQDDVADTQGTLSSQTQGGLSLPTPQPGQLNLTASQVAPPTPQTPVQGPPNNTQSTPTNQTTQPSEKQSQHIECVVCGDKSSGKHYGQFTCEGCKSFFKRSVRRNLTYTCRANRNCPIDQHHRNQCQYCRLKKCLKVGMRREGIGTFFSLFTAAVQRGRVPPTQPHHGQFALTNGDPLHCHSYLSGYISLLLRAEPYPTSRYGSQCMQPNNIMGIENICELAARMLFSAVEWARNIPFFPDLQITDQVALLRLTWSELFVLNAAQCSMPLHVAPLLAAAGLHASPMSADRVVAFMDHIRIFQEQVEKLKALHVDSAEYSCLKAIVLFTTDACGLSDVAHVESLQEKSQCALEEYVRSQYPNQPTRFGKLLLRLPSLRTVSSSVIEQLFFVRLVGKTPIETLIRDMLLSGSSFNWPYMSIQ; via the exons ATGGCAATGGTAGTGTGGAGAGGCTCCCAGGACGATGTGGCTGACACCCAAGGCACCCTTTCCTCGCAAACCCAAGGAGGACTATCTCTTCCCACCCCTCAACCAGGCCAGTTGAATCTGACAGCGTCTCAGGTCGCCCCTCCGACCCCTCAGACTCCGGTCCAAGGACCCCCGAACAACACACAGTCCACGCCGACGAACCAGACGACGCAGCCGTCGGAGAAACAGTCCCAGCACATTGAATGTGTGGTCTGTGGGGATAAATCTAGTGGCAAACACTATGGCCAGTTTACTTGCGAGGGGTGCAAAAGCTTCTTCAAACGGAGCGTAAGACGGAACCTCACTTACACATGCCGTGCCAACAGGAATTGTCCAATCGACCAACACCACCGCAATCAGTGTCAGTACTGCCGCCTCAAAAAATGCCTCAAAGTCGGCATGAGACGGGAAGGTATTGGGacttttt TTTCTCTTTTTACTGCAGCCGTGCAAAGGGGACGGGTGccacccacacagccacaccACGGCCAGTTCGCCTTGACAAATGGAGACCCACTGCACTGCCATTCCTACTTATCCGGATATATCTCTCTTCTGTTGAGAGCGGAGCCCTACCCGACGTCCCGGTATGGCAGTCAATGCATGCAGCCCAACAACATAATGGGCATCGAGAACATTTGTGAACTAGCAGCCAGGATGCTCTTCAGCGCCGTGGAGTGGGCCAGGAATATTCCCTTCTTTCCAGATCTTCAGATCACCGACCAGGTGGCTCTGCTGAGGTTGACGTGGAGTGAGTTATTTGTGCTCAACGCCGCGCAGTGCTCCATGCCCCTGCATGTGGCTCCTCTCCTGGCGGCGGCTGGCCTTCACGCCTCCCCCATGTCTGCGGACAGAGTGGTAGCCTTTATGGACCACATTAGGATCTTCCAAGAACAAGTGGAAAAGCTCAAGGCTTTGCACGTTGACTCTGCTGAATATAGCTGCTTAAAGGCAATTGTGCTCTTCACCACAG ATGCTTGTGGCCTCTCAGATGTGGCCCATGTGGAAAGTTTGCAGGAGAAGTCCCAGTGCGCCCTGGAGGAATATGTCCGGAGCCAGTATCCCAACCAGCCAACACGGTTTGGGAAGTTGTTACTCCGCTTGCCTTCCCTTCGCACAGTCTCTTCCTCGGTCATAGAACAATTATTTTTCGTCCGATTGGTAGGTAAAACCCCAATTGAAACTCTCATCAGGGATATGTTGCTTTCGGGGAGCAGTTTTAACTGGCCTTACATGTCAATTCAGTAA
- the nr2f2 gene encoding COUP transcription factor 2 isoform X2 produces the protein MAMVVWRGSQDDVADTQGTLSSQTQGGLSLPTPQPGQLNLTASQVAPPTPQTPVQGPPNNTQSTPTNQTTQPSEKQSQHIECVVCGDKSSGKHYGQFTCEGCKSFFKRSVRRNLTYTCRANRNCPIDQHHRNQCQYCRLKKCLKVGMRREAVQRGRVPPTQPHHGQFALTNGDPLHCHSYLSGYISLLLRAEPYPTSRYGSQCMQPNNIMGIENICELAARMLFSAVEWARNIPFFPDLQITDQVALLRLTWSELFVLNAAQCSMPLHVAPLLAAAGLHASPMSADRVVAFMDHIRIFQEQVEKLKALHVDSAEYSCLKAIVLFTTDACGLSDVAHVESLQEKSQCALEEYVRSQYPNQPTRFGKLLLRLPSLRTVSSSVIEQLFFVRLVGKTPIETLIRDMLLSGSSFNWPYMSIQ, from the exons ATGGCAATGGTAGTGTGGAGAGGCTCCCAGGACGATGTGGCTGACACCCAAGGCACCCTTTCCTCGCAAACCCAAGGAGGACTATCTCTTCCCACCCCTCAACCAGGCCAGTTGAATCTGACAGCGTCTCAGGTCGCCCCTCCGACCCCTCAGACTCCGGTCCAAGGACCCCCGAACAACACACAGTCCACGCCGACGAACCAGACGACGCAGCCGTCGGAGAAACAGTCCCAGCACATTGAATGTGTGGTCTGTGGGGATAAATCTAGTGGCAAACACTATGGCCAGTTTACTTGCGAGGGGTGCAAAAGCTTCTTCAAACGGAGCGTAAGACGGAACCTCACTTACACATGCCGTGCCAACAGGAATTGTCCAATCGACCAACACCACCGCAATCAGTGTCAGTACTGCCGCCTCAAAAAATGCCTCAAAGTCGGCATGAGACGGGAAG CCGTGCAAAGGGGACGGGTGccacccacacagccacaccACGGCCAGTTCGCCTTGACAAATGGAGACCCACTGCACTGCCATTCCTACTTATCCGGATATATCTCTCTTCTGTTGAGAGCGGAGCCCTACCCGACGTCCCGGTATGGCAGTCAATGCATGCAGCCCAACAACATAATGGGCATCGAGAACATTTGTGAACTAGCAGCCAGGATGCTCTTCAGCGCCGTGGAGTGGGCCAGGAATATTCCCTTCTTTCCAGATCTTCAGATCACCGACCAGGTGGCTCTGCTGAGGTTGACGTGGAGTGAGTTATTTGTGCTCAACGCCGCGCAGTGCTCCATGCCCCTGCATGTGGCTCCTCTCCTGGCGGCGGCTGGCCTTCACGCCTCCCCCATGTCTGCGGACAGAGTGGTAGCCTTTATGGACCACATTAGGATCTTCCAAGAACAAGTGGAAAAGCTCAAGGCTTTGCACGTTGACTCTGCTGAATATAGCTGCTTAAAGGCAATTGTGCTCTTCACCACAG ATGCTTGTGGCCTCTCAGATGTGGCCCATGTGGAAAGTTTGCAGGAGAAGTCCCAGTGCGCCCTGGAGGAATATGTCCGGAGCCAGTATCCCAACCAGCCAACACGGTTTGGGAAGTTGTTACTCCGCTTGCCTTCCCTTCGCACAGTCTCTTCCTCGGTCATAGAACAATTATTTTTCGTCCGATTGGTAGGTAAAACCCCAATTGAAACTCTCATCAGGGATATGTTGCTTTCGGGGAGCAGTTTTAACTGGCCTTACATGTCAATTCAGTAA